The genomic window TTAAAAAGTATAATATGCTTCCAGGCTCCACTATGTTTCCGATCTCTTGTCTAGAGAAAAAACCACCAGTTAAATAATTGACAACCAGAAAAAATACAAAAATAGCACCAGTTATTTTAAATCCTTTAGAGGTTAATTCATTTGTGATTTTTTCATTATAATTTAAGCTTTTAGACTGAGATTTTTTAAAAGGTTCAGCAATTAAAGTGCCTACTAAACTTCCCCACATTATTAGGTTAATCAAAACCATTGTAACTACGGTATGAGTACCAATATTGAAGCCTTTTGGAGATAGAAAATATACGCAACCTAAGAACCCAATGACCCAACAAATAAATTGACTTATTGAATAGCTTATTGATAGCATCCGAGTTTGCAAACTTCCATCTAATACTGACAAACGTATCATCAAAATTAAAGGAATAGTAGCAAAAATTCCCAAAGACAATTCAAAAAGGCCAAAAAAACCTGGAATAACTGAAAATATTAGTAGAAATACTAATGTTGTGTCTAAATAAGAAAGTTTATTCATTTTTGTGAGTGTAGTAGTTCTGTAACTTATAATCTCATATTCATTTAGTTGGATAACAAACTAGAATTGGTCAACTTCTAGTTTAGACTTGATCTTAATCTTGACTATAGAAATCCATTTAATTTTTGAAAACCCAAGCTGACTGAAAGGTTGCTGGAGAAAACTTTGGTTCTCAGTATACCTAGCAAGACTCAAGTCGGATGTTTATAGCTTAAAGATGTAAATTTATAAAATAGTTTAATTAGTCTATAACGCACATCTATAGATAAATATTGCCATTGCCATAAATATAGTCCTATCAAAATTATCCCTCCAACTATTGATGCAATTAACGGACTCAACCAATATAGTCCTACAGATATATAAGTCAACCCCACTATGACAACAGCAAAAAAAGCTGAAACAATTTTAGTAAAGAGTAAGTTACCACCCAGACTCCTCAGTTCTAAGATGGTGTAAATTGTTGCGATTATCCCTGAACCAATGATTTCACTACAGACTATTGCTATACCTACAGCAACCAAGCCATATTTAGCCAAAAAAAGACTAGTTATGCCTAAAATAATTGTCGTTTGCACAACCGCAATTGTTGTTTGTGCTTTTATATGATTAATCCCCATTAGATAAATGCTTTGAGGATTACCAAAGTTTTTTAGCGAAATTGACCAAGCTAATATTAGGTAAAGTACCCAATTAAAGCTAATTTGACCTCTTGTCCAATGCAAATATATTGGTTCGATACATGGTAGTGTAATCACTAAGCCAAGATTTATTAATAGGCCTCCTGACCACCAAGCCGTAGAAATCATATCTGCTAATTTTTTATGTTCACCCTGAGTATGATAGCGGGTCATCTCAGGTATTAATGACATGGTAACAATTGCAGTTCCTGCTAAAAAAGCATTAGTAAGAGTTCGCATAGTGCTAAGTGTAGGAATAAATGCTGCTCCAACTATGCCAGACACAAATAAAGTTAACCCATTATTTTGTAATTGTGATAAAAATCCTACACCTGTAAGAAAAAACGATTTACAAACATTAGTAAATGCTATTCTCCAACTACCATTAGTCCAAAAGGGATAAAGGTTATGAAAGATTTGATATACTTCTGTAAAGAAAAATATGTATATAATTAGGGAAACAAAACTGCTAACTATAGAAGCTATCAGTAGTTTTCCTCCTAATATAGCAGTCAATAAAATACTAGTTACTTTAAAAAACTGTGCAATTATTCCCCAGGTGGTAAACCTAACATACATTCCAAGTGGTAAGTAAAGACGAGATAGAATACCTCCAACAGAACCAGTTAATATCCATGTAACTACTAAAATAATAAGTGCAACTCCAATTTCTTGATTTTCTGTTATTACTGAGCTACTTCCCAAAACTTTTTCTATAAAACCAAAAGCTATGATTCCAATTAATATTATTAATTGCAAACAGCCTAATATTCCCGCCATCCAAATACTAGAGGCTAATGTCTGTTTTAATTTTTCTGTATCAGATCCAGTTATGTAAAACTTAGTTAACTCGTTACCAACATAGTTTTGATGACCATTATCAATAGTTTGCAATAAACTTAGAAATGCAGATATCGTTAGCCATAATCCATAACTCTCAACACCCCAAAATTTAATGAGAATTGGAACAATTAAAACAGTCTGACCCAAATTGAAAGCAAATGAAAAAATATTAACAACAATGCCATTTAAAGCACGTCTTTCTACATTCATACATAAATACCTTGATGGGGTTCATTTTACGGATTACTGATAAACAAACATCAACATACTGTATTGTTTTTAGATTTAATGAATTTAATATCTTAAGAGATATAGTATTTGGCAATAGATTTGAGGGTAACCTTAGTATGATTAGCAATATTTGAAATATTCTATAAACTCGACTTTATCCATTTGCTAAAGGATTACCAAAAGAGCGATCGCGTAACTTAAAATATTATTTATCAGTACCTTTTAATTTTTCGATATCACTAAAATTAATGACAACAGAAAAAGTTTTGCTCTCTAAGCTATAACTTTTATCAAATACAGGGGTTACGTTCTTTGATTTGGATAAAGTCGAGCTAAGTTTTAATCTATTTGACACTATTTTTAATGACAGCACCCACTGCAATGTGTGAAGCGCATGACATCGACCTTCCATAGGTATTAAAAAGCTTGTGAATAGTCTTAGAGTACATCAATCCAAATTTATTTTTTTTTGGTTTTGGCAATACGTATGTATGAGCAATTTTGTTCAAATTAGTTTTAACATTATAAAATCCTACATATTCAAAATATTCTTCTAACAAATCAACAGAACGACGCTTACAATACTCTTTATAGAAAGTAGGATTAATTCGCCAACAATCAATTGGATAATCATGAATTGGCCATACTGTTGGAGTGATGATAACACAAGTTCCATTGGGTTCTAAAATAGAAAATACGTTATCTAATACTCTGATTGGATCAAAAGTATGCTCTAAAACATTAAGAACTAAAATGGAAGGAAATTTATTTACAAATACTTTATTAATTTCAATTTCTGAATCTTCAAAATTAGCAACAATATTAACTCCTTCTCCTGGATACATATCGGTTCCAATGTATTTTAATCCAGCATTTTTGAGTAAACTTTTACAATTATTTCCTTCACCGCCA from Nostoc sp. UHCC 0926 includes these protein-coding regions:
- a CDS encoding lipopolysaccharide biosynthesis protein, which gives rise to MNVERRALNGIVVNIFSFAFNLGQTVLIVPILIKFWGVESYGLWLTISAFLSLLQTIDNGHQNYVGNELTKFYITGSDTEKLKQTLASSIWMAGILGCLQLIILIGIIAFGFIEKVLGSSSVITENQEIGVALIILVVTWILTGSVGGILSRLYLPLGMYVRFTTWGIIAQFFKVTSILLTAILGGKLLIASIVSSFVSLIIYIFFFTEVYQIFHNLYPFWTNGSWRIAFTNVCKSFFLTGVGFLSQLQNNGLTLFVSGIVGAAFIPTLSTMRTLTNAFLAGTAIVTMSLIPEMTRYHTQGEHKKLADMISTAWWSGGLLINLGLVITLPCIEPIYLHWTRGQISFNWVLYLILAWSISLKNFGNPQSIYLMGINHIKAQTTIAVVQTTIILGITSLFLAKYGLVAVGIAIVCSEIIGSGIIATIYTILELRSLGGNLLFTKIVSAFFAVVIVGLTYISVGLYWLSPLIASIVGGIILIGLYLWQWQYLSIDVRYRLIKLFYKFTSLSYKHPT
- a CDS encoding methyltransferase domain-containing protein translates to MIGADFEYIKKLLNAGLISSPCLDLGAGGGGEGNNCKSLLKNAGLKYIGTDMYPGEGVNIVANFEDSEIEINKVFVNKFPSILVLNVLEHTFDPIRVLDNVFSILEPNGTCVIITPTVWPIHDYPIDCWRINPTFYKEYCKRRSVDLLEEYFEYVGFYNVKTNLNKIAHTYVLPKPKKNKFGLMYSKTIHKLFNTYGRSMSCASHIAVGAVIKNSVK